The following coding sequences are from one Gemmatimonadota bacterium window:
- a CDS encoding M23 family metallopeptidase — MKKSRWTIIVVPQGSSTSRVIEVSHTAIKLVGTLAVAAVMVALLLGYGTVAKTVNMARAKAVALENARLAHELGIIQGRMSTLSDSVASLEKRDSKLRLLANLDPIDPQVHAAGIGGPLPVATTEERSSVLVERASEVRVDLGALIRRANLLTRSFSEAADSMAAHAERLGATPSIVPTQGWLSSAFAAMRDHPILHVARPHEGVDITAPAGTPIEAPANGVVTAAGWETGYGNVVTIDHGYGVVTKFAHASRVLVAAGAKVGRGQRIALVGNTGLSTGPHLHYEVHINGRPVDPLKYILPNVVTD; from the coding sequence ATGAAAAAGAGCCGCTGGACTATCATTGTCGTGCCGCAAGGGTCAAGCACGTCGCGCGTCATCGAGGTGTCCCACACCGCAATCAAGCTCGTCGGCACCTTGGCGGTCGCCGCGGTGATGGTTGCATTGTTGTTAGGCTACGGCACCGTCGCGAAGACCGTCAACATGGCGCGGGCCAAAGCCGTGGCGCTCGAGAATGCCCGGCTGGCCCACGAGCTCGGCATCATCCAGGGGCGGATGAGCACCCTCTCCGACTCCGTGGCCTCGCTCGAGAAGCGCGACTCCAAACTGCGCCTCCTCGCCAATCTTGATCCGATCGACCCGCAAGTCCACGCCGCCGGCATCGGCGGTCCGCTGCCGGTGGCCACGACCGAAGAACGTTCGAGTGTCTTGGTCGAACGGGCCAGTGAAGTCCGGGTCGATCTCGGCGCGTTGATTCGGCGAGCCAACCTGCTGACCCGCTCCTTCAGCGAAGCCGCCGACAGCATGGCGGCGCATGCCGAACGGCTCGGCGCCACCCCGTCGATCGTACCAACCCAGGGGTGGTTGTCCAGTGCTTTTGCGGCCATGCGCGATCATCCAATCCTCCACGTCGCTCGCCCCCATGAGGGGGTCGACATCACGGCCCCGGCCGGAACGCCGATCGAGGCGCCCGCGAACGGCGTGGTGACGGCGGCGGGCTGGGAAACTGGATACGGAAACGTGGTCACGATCGACCATGGGTACGGCGTCGTCACCAAGTTTGCTCATGCCTCCAGAGTCTTGGTGGCGGCGGGTGCCAAAGTCGGCCGGGGTCAACGGATCGCGCTCGTCGGCAACACCGGGCTCTCGACCGGTCCGCATCTCCACTACGAAGTCCATATCAACGGTCGCCCGGTCGATCCGCTCAAATACATCCTCCCCAACGTGGTTACGGACTGA
- a CDS encoding methionine--tRNA ligase has product MRRPNGPSAAAAAGDAAPVPARANPILRPNPQSPDVAKYFLTTAIDYSNGDPHLGHALEKIGADAIARYRRLQGDDVHFLMGMDENSQSVIEMSTKHAITPEAWVDQMAERFTRYWHRLECSNDDWIRTTEPRHTQAVLALLSRILTKSPDDVFLADYEGLYCTGCEDFKTESQIVDGKCAEHPTLALVPTKETNHFFRLSAYRDRILALITSGELAVEPEIRRNEILRLLEGGLQDISISRSRLPWGIPFPGSEGHTVYVWFDAVINYLAATGFPEPGYQRLWPADLHIIGKGITRFHCVLWPAMCLAAGIAPPKMVWAHGYVQWLGAKMSKTAGTAVNLDEAINRYGADPLRYFLMREVGFEADGDFTWERYDARYTSDLADGLGNLVARSLAMIEKYRGGVVPTGETTSLDREVIDHHVPAYRAAMERLDLKGGLDAIWAIIAAADLDITQTAPWGLAKAGNQSALDDALASLARTLVRITVLVGPFVPAKAAEIWQSLGQTEPLTAIRWTTVQNPVIQGLTIARPAILFPKPNPA; this is encoded by the coding sequence ATGAGGCGGCCAAACGGTCCAAGCGCCGCCGCCGCCGCCGGGGACGCGGCCCCGGTGCCGGCCCGGGCGAACCCAATTCTCCGCCCGAATCCTCAGAGCCCTGACGTGGCCAAGTACTTCCTTACCACCGCCATCGACTATTCCAACGGCGATCCTCACCTCGGCCACGCCCTCGAGAAGATCGGCGCTGACGCCATCGCGCGGTACCGCCGGCTCCAAGGCGACGACGTCCATTTCCTCATGGGCATGGACGAGAACTCGCAAAGCGTGATCGAAATGTCCACGAAACACGCGATCACCCCGGAGGCCTGGGTCGATCAAATGGCCGAGCGGTTTACTCGGTACTGGCACCGGCTCGAGTGCAGCAACGACGACTGGATTCGCACCACCGAGCCCCGGCACACCCAAGCCGTGCTCGCGTTGTTGAGCCGGATCCTCACCAAAAGTCCCGATGACGTCTTCCTCGCTGACTACGAAGGACTGTACTGCACCGGGTGCGAAGACTTCAAGACCGAAAGTCAGATCGTCGACGGCAAGTGCGCCGAGCATCCAACCTTGGCGCTGGTCCCGACCAAGGAGACCAACCACTTCTTCCGGCTCTCGGCCTACCGCGATCGAATCCTTGCGCTGATCACCAGCGGTGAGTTGGCCGTCGAACCGGAAATCCGCCGGAACGAGATCCTTCGCCTGCTGGAGGGCGGGTTGCAGGACATTTCGATCTCGCGGTCGCGACTGCCCTGGGGTATTCCCTTCCCGGGCAGCGAGGGTCACACGGTCTACGTGTGGTTCGACGCCGTCATCAATTATCTCGCCGCCACCGGATTCCCGGAACCAGGCTACCAACGGCTCTGGCCGGCCGACCTCCATATCATCGGCAAAGGCATCACCCGGTTCCACTGCGTGCTCTGGCCGGCCATGTGCCTGGCCGCCGGCATCGCGCCGCCGAAAATGGTGTGGGCTCACGGCTACGTGCAGTGGCTCGGCGCCAAGATGTCGAAGACCGCCGGCACCGCGGTCAATCTCGATGAGGCCATCAATCGCTACGGCGCCGATCCGCTCCGGTATTTCTTGATGCGCGAAGTCGGCTTCGAAGCTGATGGTGATTTCACCTGGGAACGCTACGACGCTCGGTATACCTCCGACCTGGCCGACGGACTCGGCAACCTGGTTGCCCGATCCTTGGCGATGATCGAGAAGTATCGCGGCGGTGTGGTGCCGACTGGCGAAACGACGTCGCTCGATCGAGAGGTCATCGACCACCACGTCCCAGCCTACCGGGCCGCCATGGAACGACTCGACCTCAAAGGCGGCCTCGACGCGATCTGGGCCATCATCGCGGCGGCCGATCTCGACATCACCCAAACAGCACCCTGGGGCCTGGCCAAGGCCGGAAACCAGTCGGCCTTGGACGATGCCCTGGCCTCCCTGGCCCGGACCCTGGTGCGAATCACCGTGCTCGTCGGGCCCTTTGTCCCCGCCAAAGCGGCCGAGATCTGGCAGAGTCTCGGCCAGACGGAGCCCCTCACTGCAATTCGATGGACCACTGTTCAAAACCCTGTCATACAAGGCCTTACCATCGCCCGACCGGCGATCCTTTTCCCGAAACCGAACCCGGCCTAG
- a CDS encoding stage 0 sporulation protein, translating to MPTTIEVRFKGNRKDYFLWPEDADRLHLHQPVIVEADRGVDFGRVGVIGDTADKKCASGCSGCAVGGDIPTASRPVIRVASQDDIKTANDLRRSEDSTRIRAVERVRHHKLEMKLSDAEWQWDRKKLTFYFTSEKRVDFRDLVRDLATTFKARIELRQIGVRDEAARLGGVGRCGKEYCCSTWLRSLDPISLALAKDQHLSLNPAQISGGCGRLLCCLKYEHEFYVATRKRFPKEGKAVRTSRGTEKVIAIDIFRERVLLRSDEHGPRTVLLADLKEEIAAAGDAPAPTTTGTPTIPTAPLPRTAERRERPARPPRTEPLRAAEPRPERRPRPAPPLPAPTPPAAAAASAEPNEAAKRSKRRRRRRGRGPGAGPGEPNSPPESSEP from the coding sequence ATGCCCACCACGATCGAAGTCCGGTTCAAAGGCAACCGCAAAGATTACTTCCTCTGGCCCGAGGACGCTGATCGGCTCCACCTCCATCAGCCTGTGATCGTCGAGGCCGACCGGGGCGTCGACTTCGGCCGCGTCGGCGTCATCGGCGACACCGCCGACAAGAAGTGCGCCTCCGGGTGCAGCGGCTGCGCGGTCGGCGGCGACATCCCAACGGCCTCTCGCCCGGTCATCCGCGTCGCCAGTCAAGACGACATCAAGACCGCCAATGACCTCCGGCGCTCCGAGGATAGCACCCGGATTCGGGCGGTCGAGCGGGTGCGGCACCACAAGCTCGAGATGAAATTGTCGGATGCCGAGTGGCAGTGGGACCGAAAAAAACTCACCTTCTACTTCACCTCCGAAAAACGAGTCGACTTCCGGGACTTGGTCCGCGATCTCGCGACCACGTTCAAGGCCCGGATCGAGCTCCGCCAAATCGGGGTCCGCGACGAAGCGGCCCGGTTAGGCGGCGTCGGCCGCTGCGGAAAAGAATATTGCTGCTCCACTTGGCTCCGATCGCTCGACCCGATCAGCTTGGCCCTTGCCAAGGACCAGCATCTTTCACTCAACCCCGCCCAGATCTCAGGCGGGTGCGGGCGACTGCTCTGCTGCCTCAAATACGAGCATGAGTTTTACGTGGCAACCCGGAAACGATTCCCGAAGGAGGGCAAGGCCGTTCGGACCTCTCGCGGAACCGAGAAGGTGATTGCCATCGACATCTTCCGGGAACGGGTCCTCCTCCGGAGCGACGAGCACGGGCCACGGACGGTGCTGCTCGCTGACCTCAAAGAGGAAATCGCTGCGGCGGGCGACGCCCCAGCCCCGACAACCACCGGGACCCCGACGATCCCGACCGCACCACTCCCCCGAACGGCAGAACGGCGGGAACGCCCTGCCCGTCCACCCCGAACGGAGCCACTGCGAGCGGCGGAGCCCCGCCCCGAGCGGCGGCCCCGGCCGGCGCCGCCGCTCCCCGCGCCAACGCCACCCGCCGCCGCGGCAGCCTCGGCCGAACCGAATGAGGCGGCCAAACGGTCCAAGCGCCGCCGCCGCCGCCGGGGACGCGGCCCCGGTGCCGGCCCGGGCGAACCCAATTCTCCGCCCGAATCCTCAGAGCCCTGA
- a CDS encoding acetyl-CoA carboxylase carboxyltransferase subunit alpha: MGLYTLEFEKPLAELDRQIEELQRVGEDRQIDMAAELGTLQAKLTTLKHEIYQNLTPIQRVLVARHAKRPTTMDYLGSIFTDFIELHGDRLYRDDLAIVGGWARLRGQSVMVIGHQKGRDTRENIKRNFGMPHPEGYRKALRLMKLAARFHAPVVTLVDTPGAYPGIGAEERGQSEALATNILEMASLPTPIVTCIIGEGGSGGALALAVADRVLMFEHSTYSVITPEGCAAILWKDATQRERAAEALKITASDLLKLKIIDEVIPEPLGGAHQDPEATGESLRTALARHITELHKVRPDKLIRRRADKYGAMGAFTEA, from the coding sequence ATGGGTCTCTACACGCTGGAGTTTGAAAAACCACTCGCGGAACTCGATCGCCAGATCGAGGAACTCCAACGGGTCGGCGAGGACCGCCAGATCGACATGGCCGCCGAGCTAGGCACCCTCCAGGCCAAGCTGACGACGCTCAAACACGAGATCTACCAGAACCTGACCCCGATCCAGCGGGTGCTGGTGGCGCGGCACGCCAAGCGCCCGACCACCATGGACTATCTCGGGTCGATCTTCACCGATTTCATCGAGCTCCACGGCGACCGGCTGTACCGCGACGATCTCGCCATTGTCGGGGGCTGGGCCCGGCTCCGCGGTCAATCGGTCATGGTCATCGGCCACCAGAAGGGCCGCGATACCCGCGAGAACATCAAACGCAACTTCGGAATGCCCCACCCCGAGGGATATCGGAAAGCCCTCCGGCTGATGAAGCTGGCAGCCCGGTTTCACGCGCCGGTCGTTACCCTGGTCGATACCCCGGGCGCCTACCCCGGCATTGGCGCCGAGGAGCGGGGCCAATCGGAAGCGCTCGCCACCAACATCCTCGAAATGGCCTCGCTCCCGACCCCGATCGTCACCTGTATCATCGGCGAGGGAGGGTCCGGCGGCGCCCTGGCGCTGGCGGTTGCCGACCGAGTCCTGATGTTCGAGCACTCCACCTATTCGGTCATCACACCCGAGGGGTGCGCGGCCATCCTCTGGAAGGATGCGACCCAGCGTGAGCGGGCCGCCGAAGCGCTCAAGATTACCGCGAGCGACCTGCTCAAGCTCAAGATCATCGACGAAGTCATCCCCGAGCCCCTGGGGGGCGCCCATCAAGATCCCGAGGCCACCGGCGAGTCGCTCCGCACGGCCTTGGCCCGCCACATCACCGAACTCCACAAAGTCCGTCCCGACAAGCTCATCCGGCGCCGGGCCGACAAGTACGGGGCGATGGGGGCCTTCACGGAAGCCTGA
- a CDS encoding DNA polymerase III subunit alpha — protein sequence MAFAHLHTHSEYSLLDGANQIPELVQYIKSLGMDSVGLTDHGNMHGAWNFYETCKANKVRPILGFEAYLAYGDRRSGQKPPDAPAHYSHLVLLAKNKVGYQNLIKLTSIGYTEGFYRRPRIDKEVLEQHAEGIICLAACLSGEVAYGLRQQRYEEAKRSAQWFAKLFGPEGFWLEIQDHGIPEEKVVLDGMIELSRELGLPVVATNDAHYLKRDDAEAHDVLLAIGTGADLDDPKRFRFTGQESYVKSEAEMRKLFKEYPDAIDNTQRVADLCEFDFEKRYFLPSFPRPAEYADDDVLLSDLARKGAGDRYGTPLPPPVEERLAYELGVITKAGYSGYFLIVQDFIAAARERGIPVGPGRGSAAGSLVAYALRITDVDPLKFDLLFERFLNPERVSMPDIDVDFCFERRGEVIEYVRERYGRESVGQIVTFGTMKARAAIKDVARVLKVPPGDADKITKLIPSGPAYSLTIAEALEKVPELSALVKSMPVYGRMAELASRIEGISRHLSVHAAGVVIAPGPLPNYVPVCTAPTKGAGQTADGEHAMITQYDMVALEKVGMLKMDLLGLRTLTVIHDAVKLVADRHGIAVDIGALTLDDPAVYALLRQGRTAGVFQFESALATDTLRQMKCDRFDDLVASNALLRPGPLDTGMHLVFIKRKLGQETVTYPHPSLKEVLEPTYGVITYQEQVMRIANILAGFSLAEADVLRKAVGKKDADLINKELAKFVERGIGLGHPKKLMDDLAGQIKTFGRYGFNKSHSVAYSVLSYQTAWLKTHYPAEFMAALLSSEIGDTDKVVQYINEARELGIEVLAPDVNESGFKFTVVADQRIRFGLGAVRNVGRGAIDSIIAARKGHRLETLHDLGNRIDLRLCNKRVIESLIAAGACDSLAGHRSQMMAALDTVLGEAQLLHQEKETGQESLFAEAQKAEPKSTALPDVPPWPEAERLAREKEIIGFFISGHPLAPFKSEVELFGTRTTATLFTWSEQQVTIGAVVTSIKRQISKKTGKEYARLTLEDFHGTAEAIVFPEAWAQQNQAIFEDACLLLTGGYSQRDRGEDRAPFVVESSKPLIDFRKSGAVAVSIRWGQPSPPPAEGIRAIAALCAEHAGPAPVYIEWSDGNGETAKLRSRRLRVNPNEELVLSLRTLLGADAVRLIRAG from the coding sequence ATGGCCTTTGCCCACCTGCATACCCACAGCGAATACTCGTTGCTCGATGGGGCCAACCAGATCCCCGAACTGGTCCAATACATCAAGAGCCTGGGCATGGACAGCGTCGGCCTGACCGACCATGGCAACATGCACGGCGCCTGGAACTTCTACGAAACCTGCAAAGCCAACAAGGTCCGGCCGATTCTCGGCTTCGAGGCCTACCTGGCCTACGGCGATCGGCGCTCGGGGCAGAAGCCGCCGGATGCCCCGGCCCATTACAGCCACCTGGTCCTGCTCGCCAAGAACAAGGTCGGCTACCAGAATCTGATCAAGCTAACCTCCATCGGCTACACCGAGGGCTTCTACCGCCGCCCCCGGATCGACAAAGAAGTCCTCGAGCAGCACGCCGAGGGCATCATTTGCCTAGCCGCCTGCCTCTCCGGCGAGGTGGCCTATGGGCTCCGCCAGCAGCGGTACGAGGAAGCCAAACGAAGCGCCCAGTGGTTTGCCAAGCTGTTCGGGCCCGAGGGCTTCTGGCTCGAAATCCAGGATCATGGCATTCCGGAAGAGAAGGTCGTCCTCGACGGCATGATCGAGTTGTCCCGCGAGTTGGGCCTTCCGGTCGTCGCCACCAACGACGCCCACTATTTAAAGCGCGATGACGCAGAGGCGCACGACGTCTTGCTCGCAATCGGAACCGGCGCCGACCTCGACGATCCGAAACGATTCCGCTTTACCGGCCAGGAATCGTACGTCAAGAGCGAAGCCGAGATGCGGAAGCTCTTCAAGGAGTATCCGGACGCCATCGACAACACCCAGCGGGTGGCCGACCTCTGCGAGTTCGATTTCGAGAAACGGTATTTCCTTCCAAGCTTTCCTCGCCCCGCCGAGTATGCCGACGATGACGTCCTCCTGTCCGACCTGGCGCGCAAGGGTGCCGGCGACCGCTATGGGACGCCGCTGCCCCCGCCGGTCGAGGAACGGCTTGCCTACGAGCTTGGAGTCATCACCAAGGCCGGGTACTCGGGCTACTTCCTGATCGTCCAGGACTTCATTGCCGCCGCCCGGGAGCGGGGTATCCCAGTTGGGCCGGGCCGCGGTTCAGCCGCCGGATCGCTGGTGGCCTATGCCCTCCGCATCACCGACGTCGACCCGCTCAAGTTCGATTTGCTGTTCGAACGGTTCCTGAATCCGGAACGGGTGTCGATGCCCGACATCGACGTCGACTTTTGCTTCGAACGCCGCGGCGAAGTGATCGAGTACGTCCGGGAGCGGTACGGCCGAGAAAGCGTCGGCCAGATCGTCACCTTTGGAACCATGAAGGCCCGGGCAGCCATCAAGGACGTGGCCCGGGTGCTCAAGGTCCCCCCCGGCGACGCCGACAAGATCACCAAATTGATCCCCTCCGGACCCGCCTACAGCCTGACGATCGCGGAGGCGCTCGAAAAGGTCCCTGAGCTGTCCGCCCTGGTCAAGTCGATGCCGGTCTACGGCCGGATGGCGGAGCTGGCCTCCCGGATCGAGGGTATTTCGCGCCACCTATCGGTCCACGCGGCCGGGGTGGTCATCGCCCCGGGCCCGTTGCCCAACTACGTCCCGGTCTGCACCGCGCCCACGAAGGGGGCCGGCCAGACCGCCGACGGCGAACACGCCATGATCACCCAGTACGACATGGTGGCGCTCGAAAAAGTCGGGATGCTGAAGATGGATCTCCTCGGGTTGAGAACCCTGACGGTGATCCACGACGCAGTGAAGCTGGTGGCCGACCGCCATGGCATTGCCGTCGACATCGGAGCCCTCACACTCGACGATCCCGCGGTCTACGCCTTGCTCCGGCAGGGTCGCACCGCCGGCGTCTTCCAATTCGAATCGGCACTCGCCACCGACACCCTTCGCCAGATGAAGTGCGATCGGTTCGACGACTTGGTGGCGTCGAACGCCCTGCTCCGCCCCGGCCCGCTCGACACCGGGATGCACTTGGTCTTCATCAAACGGAAGCTCGGCCAGGAGACGGTGACGTATCCGCATCCGTCCCTCAAGGAAGTACTCGAGCCGACCTACGGGGTCATCACCTATCAAGAGCAGGTGATGCGGATCGCCAACATCCTCGCCGGCTTCTCGCTCGCGGAAGCCGACGTGCTGCGGAAGGCCGTGGGCAAGAAGGACGCCGATCTCATCAACAAGGAACTGGCCAAATTCGTCGAGCGGGGCATTGGCCTCGGCCACCCGAAGAAGCTGATGGACGACTTGGCCGGGCAGATCAAGACCTTCGGCCGCTACGGCTTCAACAAGTCGCACTCGGTGGCCTACTCGGTTCTCTCGTACCAGACCGCTTGGCTCAAGACCCACTATCCCGCGGAGTTCATGGCGGCGCTCTTGTCGTCGGAAATCGGCGACACCGACAAGGTGGTCCAATACATCAACGAGGCCCGCGAACTGGGCATCGAGGTCCTGGCCCCGGACGTCAACGAATCCGGCTTCAAGTTCACCGTCGTCGCTGACCAGCGGATCCGCTTCGGACTTGGCGCCGTCCGCAACGTCGGGCGGGGGGCCATTGATTCGATCATCGCGGCCCGGAAGGGCCACCGGCTCGAGACCCTCCACGATCTGGGCAACCGAATCGACTTGCGGCTCTGCAACAAGCGGGTCATCGAGTCGTTGATCGCGGCGGGGGCCTGCGACTCCCTGGCCGGCCACCGAAGCCAAATGATGGCGGCCCTCGACACCGTGCTCGGCGAAGCGCAACTTCTCCATCAGGAAAAGGAGACCGGCCAGGAGTCGCTCTTCGCCGAAGCCCAGAAGGCCGAGCCCAAATCGACCGCCCTCCCGGACGTCCCGCCCTGGCCGGAAGCCGAGCGGTTGGCCCGCGAAAAGGAGATCATCGGTTTCTTCATCTCCGGCCACCCGTTGGCGCCGTTCAAGAGCGAAGTCGAGTTGTTCGGCACCCGAACCACGGCCACCCTGTTTACCTGGAGCGAGCAACAGGTGACCATCGGGGCGGTGGTGACCAGCATCAAACGGCAGATTTCCAAAAAGACCGGCAAGGAGTACGCCCGGCTCACGCTCGAGGACTTTCACGGCACGGCCGAGGCCATTGTCTTCCCCGAAGCGTGGGCCCAACAAAACCAGGCCATCTTCGAGGACGCCTGCCTGTTGCTGACCGGCGGGTACAGCCAGCGGGACCGGGGCGAAGATCGCGCCCCGTTTGTAGTGGAATCGTCGAAGCCGCTGATCGACTTTCGGAAGAGCGGCGCGGTGGCGGTCTCGATTCGGTGGGGCCAGCCAAGCCCGCCCCCGGCGGAAGGGATCCGGGCCATCGCCGCCCTCTGCGCCGAACACGCGGGCCCCGCGCCGGTCTATATTGAGTGGTCGGACGGCAACGGCGAAACGGCCAAGCTCCGGTCGCGCCGGCTCCGGGTCAACCCAAACGAAGAACTGGTGCTTTCGCTCCGCACGCTCCTCGGCGCCGACGCCGTACGACTGATCAGAGCCGGATAG